Proteins from one Anopheles nili chromosome 2, idAnoNiliSN_F5_01, whole genome shotgun sequence genomic window:
- the LOC128731701 gene encoding heat shock protein 60A-like, whose translation MFRLPTVLRVAAARQIAATRGYAKDVRFGPEVRALMLQGVDVLADAVAVTMGPKGRNVILEQSWGSPKITKDGVTVAKGIELKCKFQNIGAKLVQDVANNTNEEAGDGTTTATVLARAIAKEGFEKISKGANPIEIRRGVMLAVDTVKEHLKTLSRKVNTPEEIAQVATISANGDRAIGDLISEAMKRVGKEGVITVKDGKTLNDELEVIEGMKFDRGYISPYFINSSKGAKVEFQDALVLFSEKKISTVQSIIPALELANQQRKPLVIIAEDVDGEALSTLVVNRLKIGLQVAAVKAPGFGDNRKSTLSDMAISAGGIVFGDDANLVKLEDVQLSDLGQVGEITITKDDCLLLKGRGKQDDVNRRAEQIRDQIAETTSEYEKEKLQERLARLSSGVAVLKVGGSSEVEVNEKKDRVNDALCATRAAVEEGIVPGGGTALIRCSPALANLKGLNEDQNTGIEIVRRALRMPCTQIAKNAGVDGSVVVAKVEELQGDFGYDALNNEYVNMIEKGIIDPTKVVRTALSDASGVASLLTTAEAVVTEIPKEEPAGGPMGGMGGMGGMGGMGGMGGMM comes from the exons ATGTTCCGATTGCCAACAGTGTTACGTGTGGCTGCCGCCCGTCAAATTGCGGCTACTCGAGGCTACGCAAAGGATGTACGCTTCGGACCAGAAGTGCGCGCCCTCATGCTGCAGGGTGTGGATGTGCTGGCTGATGCCGTTGCCGTTACGATGGGTCCAAAG GGCCGTAATGTCATCCTCGAGCAAAGCTGGGGCTCGCCAAAGATCACCAAGGATGGTGTGACCGTGGCGAAGGGAATCGAGCTGAAGTGCAAATTCCAAAACATCGGCGCCAAGCTGGTGCAGGATGTGGCGAACAACACGAACGAGGAGGCCGGTGACGGCACCACAACTGCCACGGTGTTGGCTCGAGCCATCGCGAAGGAGGGCTTCGAGAAGATCTCGAAAGGCGCCAACCCGATCGAGATCCGTCGTGGTGTTATGCTGGCCGTCGACACCGTGAAGGAACACCTGAAGACGCTCTCACGCAAGGTTAACACGCCTGAGGAAATTGCCCAGGTAGCGACAATCTCAGCAAACGGAGACCGCGCCATTGGCGATCTGATCAGCGAGGCGATGAAGCGTGTCGGCAAGGAAGGTGTGATCACGGTCAAGGACGGTAAGACGCTAAACGATGAGCTCGAGGTGATCGAGGGCATGAAGTTCGATCGAGGCTACATTTCGCCGTACTTCATCAACTCGAGCAAGGGCGCGAAAGTGGAGTTCCAGGATGCACTCGTCCTGTTCTCggagaagaaaatctcaaCGGTGCAATCGATCATTCCGGCCCTCGAGTTGGCGAACCAGCAACGCAAGCCGTTGGTTATCATCGCGGAGGATGTGGATGGCGAAGCGCTCAGCACGCTCGTTGTGAACCGTCTGAAGATCGGCTTGCAGGTGGCGGCCGTCAAGGCTCCCGGCTTCGGGGATAACCGCAAATCGACGCTGTCTGACATGGCGATCAGCGCCGGAGGCATCGTGTTCGGTGACGATGCGAACCTGGTGAAGCTGGAGGACGTGCAGCTGTCCGATTTGGGCCAGGTGGGTGAGATCACCATCACGAAGGACGATTGTCTGTTGCTGAAGGGACGTGGCAAGCAGGATGATGTGAACCGTCGTGCGGAACAGATCCGTGATCAGATCGCCGAAACGACGTCGGAGTACGAGAAAGAGAAGCTTCAGGAGCGTCTGGCCCGGCTCTCATCCGGTGTGGCCGTGCTGAAGGTGGGTGGCTCAAGCGAGGTAGAAGTGAACGAGAAGAAGGACCGTGTAAATGATGCACTCTGCGCGACTCGGGCCGCCGTTGAGGAGGGCATCGTGCCTGGAGGTGGCACCGCACTTATCCGCTGCTCCCCGGCGCTCGCCAACCTGAAGGGATTGAACGAGGATCAGAACACGGGCATCGAGATTGTGCGCCGTGCGCTGCGTATGCCGTGCACGCAGATTGCCAAGAATGCCGGTGTGGACGGATCAGTCGTCGTGGCGAAGGTGGAGGAACTGCAGGGCGATTTTGGTTACGATGCGCTGAACAACGAGTACGTCAACATGATCGAGAAGGGCATCATCGACCCGACGAAGGTGGTCCGAACGGCACTCTCGGACGCGTCCGGTGTTGCGTCGCTGCTCACTACGGCTGAAGCCGTCGTCACGGAAATCCCGAAGGAGGAACCGGCCGGTGGTCCGATGGGTGGTATGGGTGGAATGGGCGGCATGGGAGGTATGGGTGGTATGGGTGGTATGATGTAA